Proteins co-encoded in one Arachis hypogaea cultivar Tifrunner chromosome 11, arahy.Tifrunner.gnm2.J5K5, whole genome shotgun sequence genomic window:
- the LOC112720018 gene encoding pentatricopeptide repeat-containing protein At4g20740 isoform X2, whose amino-acid sequence MPPPASPPPKANKPYFFYGHRTPSQNRPTVRGGLFSNRQTLKPQKPPSKPSIPFDIHKWDPHFLPQNPSPPPSPSPSFSFSSSPRLSPIARFIIDAFRKNRHTWGPSVVSELNKLRRVPPTLVAEVLKLQTNPTLASKFFHWAGKQKGFHHNFASYNAFAYCLNRSNRFRAADQLPELMDSQGKPPSEKQFEILIRMHSDANRGLRVYYVYEKMKKFGVKPRVFLYNRVMDALVKTDHLDLALSVYDDFREDGLVEEAVTFMILIKGLCKAGRIDEMLEVLERMRVNLCKPDVFAYTALVRMLVPEGNLDGCLRVWEEMKKDKVQADVMAYATIIIGLSKGGRVEEGYEFFKEMKSKGHLIDRAIYGSLIESFVAEKKIGVAFDLLKDLVNSGYRADLEIYNSLIEGLCNVNKIEKAYKLFQVTIKEGLEPNFLSVKPLLLCYAKAKKMEELFKLLKQMEKLGFPVIDDLAKFLSLLVKEGPLVALEAFTHLKAKGYISVEMYNILMDSLHKVGEIKKALLLFDEMNASNLKPDSFTYSITILCHVDLGKIQEACMMLVRDCLANIDSGPMEFKYSLTIIHSCKSNDAEKVIEVLNEMMQQGCPLDIVACAAVISGMSKHGTIEEARKVFSNLRDRRLLTEADTIVYDELLINHTKQRTADLVLSGIKLFGLESKLKSKGFKFLPS is encoded by the exons ATGCCCCCGCCAGCATCACCACCCCCCAAAGCAAACAAGCCATACTTCTTCTACGGCCACCGCACGCCCTCCCAGAACCGCCCAACCGTCCGCGGCGGTCTCTTCTCGAACCGCCAAACCCTCAAACCCCAGAAACCCCCCTCGAAACCCTCCATTCCCTTCGACATTCACAAGTGGGACCCTCATTTCCTCCCCCAAAACCCCTCACCACCTCCTTCCCCGTCTCCTTCATTCTCATTCTCCTCCTCCCCTCGCCTCTCTCCCATCGCCCGATTCATCATCGACGCATTCCGCAAGAACCGCCACACCTGGGGCCCCTCCGTGGTTTCCGAGCTCAACAAACTCCGTAGGGTCCCACCCACCCTCGTTGCTGAGGTTCTCAAGCTCCAAACAAACCCTACCCTCGCCTCCAAATTCTTCCATTGGGCTGGTAAGCAGAAAGGCTTCCACCATAATTTTGCATCCTATAATGCTTTTGCTTATTGCTTGAACCGTAGCAATCGGTTCCGGGCAGCTGACCAGCTGCCCGAACTTATGGACTCGCAGGGGAAACCCCCCAGTGAGAAGCAGTTTGAGATTTTGATTAGAATGCATTCTGATGCCAATAGGGGACTTAGGGTTTACTATGTGtatgagaagatgaagaagtttGGCGTTAAGCCTAGGGTATTTTTGTATAATAGGGTTATGGATGCGTTGGTAAAGACGGATCATTTGGATCTTGCGCTCTCGGTTTATGACGATTTTAGGGAGGATGGATTGGTGGAAGAGGCTGTTACTTTCATGATTTTGATTAAGGGGCTGTGTAAGGCCGGGCGAATCGACGAAATGCTGGAGGTTTTGGAGAGAATGAGAGTGAATTTGTGCAAGCCGGACGTGTTTGCTTATACCGCTTTGGTTCGGATGCTGGTTCCGGAGGGAAATTTGGATGGTTGTTTGAGGGTTtgggaagaaatgaagaaggataAGGTTCAGGCTGATGTGATGGCTTATGCTACTATAATTATAGGGTTGTCGAAAGGAGGGAGGGTtgaagagggttatgagttcttCAAGGAGATGAAGAGTAAGGGTCATTTGATAGATAGAGCTATATATGGGTCACTTATAGAGTCGTTTGTGGCGGAAAAGAAGATTGGTGTGGCTTTCGATTTGTTGAAGGATTTGGTTAACTCAGGATATAGGGCGGATTTAGAAATTTATAATTCCCTTATTGAAGGCTTGTGCAATGTGAATAAGATTGAGAAGGCTTACAAGCTTTTCCAAGTTACTATTAAGGAGGGCCTTGAGCCAAATTTTTTATCAGTGAAACCATTGTTGCTGTGTTATGCTAAAGCAAAAAAAATGGAAGAACTCTTCAAGCTTCTCAAGCAGATGGAGAAGTTAGGTTTTCCAGTTATTGATGATCTTGCCAAATTCTTATCCCTTCTGGTGAAGGAGGGACCATTAGTAGCATTAGAGGCTTTTACACACTTGAAGGCAAAAGGTTATATTAGTGTCGAAATGTACAATATTCTTATGGATTCTCTACACAAGGTTGGTGAGATAAAGAAGGCTCTATTACTCTTTGACGAAATGAATGCCTCAAACTTGAAACCTGACTCATTTACATACAGTATAACAATTCTATGCCATGTTGATCTTGGTAAAATTCAGGAGGCAT GTATGATGCTTGTCCGTGATTGCCTTGCCAACATAGACAGTGGTCCTATGGAATTCAAATATAGTCTTACCATCATTCACTCATGTAAGTCAAATGATGCCGAGAAAGTGATTGAAGTATTGAATGAGATGATGCAACAGGGTTGCCCTCTGGACATTGTGGCATGTGCTGCAGTTATATCTGGCATGTCTAAGCACGGAACAATTGAAGAGGCCAGGAAGGTTTTTTCAAACTTGAGGGATCGCAGATTGTTAACCGAAGCTGACACCATTGTGTATGACGAATTACTAATCAATCACACAAAGCAAAGGACCGCAGACTTGGTGCTATCAGGAATTAAGCTCTTCGGTTTAGAATCTAAACTAAAATCAAAGGGTTTTAAGTTTTTGCCAAGTTGA
- the LOC112720018 gene encoding pentatricopeptide repeat-containing protein At4g20740 isoform X1 — protein MPPPASPPPKANKPYFFYGHRTPSQNRPTVRGGLFSNRQTLKPQKPPSKPSIPFDIHKWDPHFLPQNPSPPPSPSPSFSFSSSPRLSPIARFIIDAFRKNRHTWGPSVVSELNKLRRVPPTLVAEVLKLQTNPTLASKFFHWAGKQKGFHHNFASYNAFAYCLNRSNRFRAADQLPELMDSQGKPPSEKQFEILIRMHSDANRGLRVYYVYEKMKKFGVKPRVFLYNRVMDALVKTDHLDLALSVYDDFREDGLVEEAVTFMILIKGLCKAGRIDEMLEVLERMRVNLCKPDVFAYTALVRMLVPEGNLDGCLRVWEEMKKDKVQADVMAYATIIIGLSKGGRVEEGYEFFKEMKSKGHLIDRAIYGSLIESFVAEKKIGVAFDLLKDLVNSGYRADLEIYNSLIEGLCNVNKIEKAYKLFQVTIKEGLEPNFLSVKPLLLCYAKAKKMEELFKLLKQMEKLGFPVIDDLAKFLSLLVKEGPLVALEAFTHLKAKGYISVEMYNILMDSLHKVGEIKKALLLFDEMNASNLKPDSFTYSITILCHVDLGKIQEACEYHNKIIEMSCIPSVAAYSFLAKGLCKIGEIDAGMMLVRDCLANIDSGPMEFKYSLTIIHSCKSNDAEKVIEVLNEMMQQGCPLDIVACAAVISGMSKHGTIEEARKVFSNLRDRRLLTEADTIVYDELLINHTKQRTADLVLSGIKLFGLESKLKSKGFKFLPS, from the coding sequence ATGCCCCCGCCAGCATCACCACCCCCCAAAGCAAACAAGCCATACTTCTTCTACGGCCACCGCACGCCCTCCCAGAACCGCCCAACCGTCCGCGGCGGTCTCTTCTCGAACCGCCAAACCCTCAAACCCCAGAAACCCCCCTCGAAACCCTCCATTCCCTTCGACATTCACAAGTGGGACCCTCATTTCCTCCCCCAAAACCCCTCACCACCTCCTTCCCCGTCTCCTTCATTCTCATTCTCCTCCTCCCCTCGCCTCTCTCCCATCGCCCGATTCATCATCGACGCATTCCGCAAGAACCGCCACACCTGGGGCCCCTCCGTGGTTTCCGAGCTCAACAAACTCCGTAGGGTCCCACCCACCCTCGTTGCTGAGGTTCTCAAGCTCCAAACAAACCCTACCCTCGCCTCCAAATTCTTCCATTGGGCTGGTAAGCAGAAAGGCTTCCACCATAATTTTGCATCCTATAATGCTTTTGCTTATTGCTTGAACCGTAGCAATCGGTTCCGGGCAGCTGACCAGCTGCCCGAACTTATGGACTCGCAGGGGAAACCCCCCAGTGAGAAGCAGTTTGAGATTTTGATTAGAATGCATTCTGATGCCAATAGGGGACTTAGGGTTTACTATGTGtatgagaagatgaagaagtttGGCGTTAAGCCTAGGGTATTTTTGTATAATAGGGTTATGGATGCGTTGGTAAAGACGGATCATTTGGATCTTGCGCTCTCGGTTTATGACGATTTTAGGGAGGATGGATTGGTGGAAGAGGCTGTTACTTTCATGATTTTGATTAAGGGGCTGTGTAAGGCCGGGCGAATCGACGAAATGCTGGAGGTTTTGGAGAGAATGAGAGTGAATTTGTGCAAGCCGGACGTGTTTGCTTATACCGCTTTGGTTCGGATGCTGGTTCCGGAGGGAAATTTGGATGGTTGTTTGAGGGTTtgggaagaaatgaagaaggataAGGTTCAGGCTGATGTGATGGCTTATGCTACTATAATTATAGGGTTGTCGAAAGGAGGGAGGGTtgaagagggttatgagttcttCAAGGAGATGAAGAGTAAGGGTCATTTGATAGATAGAGCTATATATGGGTCACTTATAGAGTCGTTTGTGGCGGAAAAGAAGATTGGTGTGGCTTTCGATTTGTTGAAGGATTTGGTTAACTCAGGATATAGGGCGGATTTAGAAATTTATAATTCCCTTATTGAAGGCTTGTGCAATGTGAATAAGATTGAGAAGGCTTACAAGCTTTTCCAAGTTACTATTAAGGAGGGCCTTGAGCCAAATTTTTTATCAGTGAAACCATTGTTGCTGTGTTATGCTAAAGCAAAAAAAATGGAAGAACTCTTCAAGCTTCTCAAGCAGATGGAGAAGTTAGGTTTTCCAGTTATTGATGATCTTGCCAAATTCTTATCCCTTCTGGTGAAGGAGGGACCATTAGTAGCATTAGAGGCTTTTACACACTTGAAGGCAAAAGGTTATATTAGTGTCGAAATGTACAATATTCTTATGGATTCTCTACACAAGGTTGGTGAGATAAAGAAGGCTCTATTACTCTTTGACGAAATGAATGCCTCAAACTTGAAACCTGACTCATTTACATACAGTATAACAATTCTATGCCATGTTGATCTTGGTAAAATTCAGGAGGCATGTGAGTATCACAATAAGATCATTGAGATGTCTTGTATTCCTTCTGTTGCTGCTTACAGTTTCCTTGCCAAGGGGCTTTGTAAAATTGGCGAGATTGATGCAGGTATGATGCTTGTCCGTGATTGCCTTGCCAACATAGACAGTGGTCCTATGGAATTCAAATATAGTCTTACCATCATTCACTCATGTAAGTCAAATGATGCCGAGAAAGTGATTGAAGTATTGAATGAGATGATGCAACAGGGTTGCCCTCTGGACATTGTGGCATGTGCTGCAGTTATATCTGGCATGTCTAAGCACGGAACAATTGAAGAGGCCAGGAAGGTTTTTTCAAACTTGAGGGATCGCAGATTGTTAACCGAAGCTGACACCATTGTGTATGACGAATTACTAATCAATCACACAAAGCAAAGGACCGCAGACTTGGTGCTATCAGGAATTAAGCTCTTCGGTTTAGAATCTAAACTAAAATCAAAGGGTTTTAAGTTTTTGCCAAGTTGA